Within the Salmo salar chromosome ssa12, Ssal_v3.1, whole genome shotgun sequence genome, the region CTTTGCCTGGAGACAAGAAAGAACATCAGAGCAGAGCACTTGGCACAAAATGGCTgcggatgagaggagaggaagcagaTACCTTGTGGGAGAAGCCGCTCATAAGGACGCTGTTCCTGGCCAGCTCACACATGTCACAGGAGCTGAGCTTCCACACCTGTGTGGCGATGCTGTACTCCTCCATCAGGGGCTcctgaggacaaacacacacaaaaaacaacgAAACATTCAATGAATTGTACTGATTGACTGTACTGACTCACCATTGCAGTTGTAGTGCGAATGGttttgcctctgtgtgtgtgtgtgtgtgtgtgtgtgtgtgtgtgtgtgtgtgtgtgtttgtgtatgggtgtgtgtgtgtcttgacaGCGCTCCCCTGTGCAATGACCTTGGTGAAGTGGAACTGTAGGGGGTCGTCAGTGGACAGAGAGACCATGAGGCCTCTGGACAGATACTCAGGCAGGGGGTTGCGGTGGTAGCTGAGGAACAGGCTGTTGTTGCTCAGGGGGGACATGGCAATGCCAATCTGAGCCAGGTAGTACAGGTACTGCAGCACTGGTGCCTGGGGACACGAGGAGGAAAGAGATGCCATATGATATAGTCTATCTTGTTAAATGCACAACTGCAATATTCAAGGGGAAAGTGTCTGATTGTTCTGAATTCTCTTCAATTTGCTGAAGTAACCTGGTGAGCAAAGTCCCAAAACCAAGACATCATTTAATAAATCAATCAAACCTTCAGAGGTCACCTATGAACTGAACTCTactatctgtcagtagtgttgtTGCCATGGTAGTGTGGCGTCGCTTTGGGAGACGACGTGTGTGCTGACTGACCTTCCTGAGTAGCAGCCCGTGGGAGATGTTCTCTGAAAGCATGAAACCCGACACCAGGTGGTGGACAGGCCCCGCCTCCCCGCAGTGAGGGCGCAGCACAAACGTGTGGAAGCCACGCCTCCTGCATGTCACAAGCAAACACATATTAGCTTCATAAAGCATATTCCTAAACAATCCTTAATGTTTTCATGCGATTCATTCATCATTTATgttattaaaggtccaatgcagccgtttttacctcaatatcaaatcatttctgggtaacaattaagaacCTCACTGTGATTATTTTCATGGTAAAAAAGaaaccaaaatagctttttagcaaagagcaatttctcaagcaagaattttgctagggctGTCTGGGAGTGGGGAGAAGAACACCGAAAGCTAGCTGTtattgttattggcagagaggtttggaactctgtttcTTATCGGTCTATTAATtcatttaccgcctggtgatgtcaccagacaGATCAAAACTCCATCACACCAAAcaagctgaaatttcaggcggccTTTTCAAGCAGCTCTTAcaataaaagggcattatcataatttccacaattgtacagtattattccaacctcatagcgtgtatatatactgaacaaaaatctaaatgcaacatgtaacaattgttatgattttactgagttacagttcatataaggaaatcaggccCAACCATACTCCAGATacgcaactagtctaaaggccagttttattgcttctttaatgaggacaacagttttcagctgtgctaacataattgcaaaagggttttctaatgatcaattagccttttaaaatgataaacttggattagctaacacaacgtgccattggaacacaggagtgatggttgctgataatgggcctctgtacgcctatgtagacattccatttaaaaaatcagccgtttccagctacaatagtcatttacaacattaacaatgtctacactgcatttctgatcaatttgatgttattttaattgacaaaacaaggacatttcttagtgatcccaaacttttgaacggtagtgtatatataaaacacatgaaaatctagtttttgactgcactgggcctttatttattttttagagtCGTCTTTGTGCTGAGGTTCGTTAAGCAGCCTGGTACCTGCGCAGGTGGTTGAGCACGGCCATGTTGGCGtaggtgtagtagaggtagtaggaGTAGGGAGGGTTGTCCTCCTCTGTCCAGTCGGCTGGCAGGGGGCTGTCCATGTTGAAGATGTGGTGCTCCGGCTTGGACTCGTCATCCACACTGTCAAAGCCCACCACCTGACAACATACAGTGATACAACAATAAGTTACGGTAAAACAGTGCCTGGAGTGTATGAATGAGGTGGGGCCCTCTTAAGTGTCTGGATATGTTAGGTGTAGGGAAAGGGAGAATCCTACTGTGTggactgtagtgctgtgtgagTGACTCACGTGCTGGAGGAAGAGGTGCAGCTCAGGGTGGCTGCGGGGGTTAATGGTGACCTCAAACAGAGGCATGAAGATGTTCTCCATCATCTCCTGGAAGTTAGCCAGCTGCTTCTTGGTGCGGTACACATCACTGCAGACAGAGGAGGGTTAATAATATGGAATATTATTATCATTCACATTCATTCATAGTATTCATTCAAAGATAATACTTGTCAAAAATACAAGGAGAGGTTTACGTCCAAGACAAGCTGATAAAAGGTAGATGTGTATAACTGCTTTGTTGATGCTGTAGTAGGTAGAGGTACTACTCACAAAAGGCGGGGCACTTGGATGAGCCAGCGCACGTTGTCAGAGTAGACTTGGTGTTTGACGGCCCACTGGGCCAGCTTGTCCCACTCGTCCCGGGAGCGGCCGTAGATGGACAGACGCAGCTCCACATTCTGGTACTTACTCTCTTCTAGGTCAGCCATCACCTCCTGAtggaacatcaacaacaacaatgcAATAGAGACATCAATATCATTGTATTAATGTCTGTGAATTAAGACTTCAAGGCCACATTTTCTCTTAATATCAATGTGCATAACTATGTGGGGTGAACTAACACATAAACACCACTGTTTGTATGGCTGTTTAAGGTAGCATGGGATGGTTTCAGACCTTGATCATGTGGCCAAAGTATTTGCCCTCGATGTGGTTGTCTGTCTTGATGAAGATCTCTCTCAGGATGGATTCTCCGATGGGGTTGTATTTGGCATTGAACTTGTCGAAGCGATGGAACGTGTTGCGGTCCTGAGAACAGACAGGTGACACTTACGGTACCACTCTTCTTCCCCCAATTCTCCTACCCCTCCCTCTTTAAACAATTCTCCTACCCCTCCCTCTTTAAACAATTCTCCTACCCCTCCCTCTTTAAACAATTCTCCTACCCCTCCCTCTTTAAACAATTCTCCTACCCCTCCCTCTTTAAACAATtctcctacccctccctctctaacaATTGTCTTTCCCCTCCCTTCTCTAACAATTgtctttcccctcccctctccccctgctcctcaCCGCGTGCATGTCCAGTGTGTCCACACTCAGGTCAAAGGCGGTCAGGTTCATGCTCTCAAACACCTCCATGAGGGTCTGTCCCCGCCCGTGCTCCATGTGGACTATCTCCCCAGGGTACTTCTTCATGGCCCGCTTGATAAAGCGCAGCAGGTGCTTCTGGTTCATACAAGACGAGGCATGGATGTGGGTGTCcacctgggggcagagggagagacagggtcaaTAACAATGAGATGTTGAGGATGGATGCcagaaagacaaaacaaaaagcCTGAGTTAGTTAGCAGTGGTGTATCTTCATTGGTCACATAGTCAATACATTGGTCACTACACCAAGGAAAAAGTGGCAGACTACTTACAAATATATTTCCCTCCAACAATGTGGAGTGTAACTGATATCGAACACTTTGCAGGTTCTATAGAGATGTTGTAGATCAAGAAGCTGTTGGATGCTGTAGTGTTGTGAACGGTTGTTGTGTCAGTGTTGTTGTGTGTCACCTTGCGGATGTTGTAGAAGTCGCGGTGAGGAACCTTCTTCTGGGCTGCCAGCTCCTTCATCTCGTTCAGCAGGATGTGCATCTGGAACTTAGAGCTCAGGTATTGCAGCCGGCGGTAGCAGAACgactttctacacacacacacacacacacacacacacacacacacacacacacacacacacacacacacacacacacacacacacacacacacacacacacacacacacacacacacacacagagtactaATGAGACAACAGATGTGACTAATGTTAACTGTAAGGCCAGTAACCAGTAACACTCACACTGGTCCGTTAATGATGAGAGCCATCATGACATTCATGTCAGCGATGTACTCCTTCAGGTCTGGGTAAGGAAGGTCCAACTCTGTACTCCTGGAAATGGGAAATGAGTATGGAGAATTTCTGTTACacactctctcttacacacacgtAGAAGCAGACTAGCCCATCACACACTTCACACCAAAAACTGAAAACAAGCAGACTCAAACACAAACCCACTTCTCCATGGGGCTCTTCTTGGTGTAGACATGCATGACCCCATCCACCATCTTACAGCTGTACCCTGTGTCTGCAGGCATGTTCTTGGTGTCCTGGTTTTCATAGGGGTGAGTCTCTGAGACAGGGGGGTGGACTGGAGCATCTGTGGGAGACAGCGGGGAAGGGAGAAAAGTTCACCATACTTTTATACATCACTACTTAATTTCCATTCACAATTTCACAAAGTAACTCAATTGCTAAAGAAGATGGGGGGAGAAACGCTACAGCTATGCCCTGTGTGTCTCAGTTTGTGTCATACCCAACGTGTCAGGTGTGTGCGTATGTCATACCTGCATCAACGGGGGTCTCAGGGATCTCCTCATAGATGCGTAGGTCCAGGGGTttctctcccagctctcccaGCTCGTGGGCAGTGGTCTTACAGaagttctgaatggacagagcGATGTACTTCTCCCTGATGAACAGGGCCTTCACCACACACTTAGCTGCATCCACCAGGTCTGTGAAGGGCACCTGGTCACGGCAGAACGGTACAAGTCAGGCATAGTCTATAGTGATTAGGCATCCACAGGCACCATCAAGAGTGTGGCTGAGTGggtaacaatttcacaactctAGACCGCACGCTGTCCACCGGGGTTCACT harbors:
- the LOC106565671 gene encoding AMP deaminase 2 isoform X2 → MPSSTVVFLHIDSRQLVPRLLGQPRRMGPSVAGRSLGLRCVRPPCCLTADLGLELGGGRSQHCRWASTGPAWALPSSCNKSPPNVKASASVTAAPLCLCRLFCSSASLCFGRHRSTGSKMSSSSSEGQGKPKSPLRKRGSLQSTTSPDLRGVAGQAKPLNPQRSLPGTPVTHTLKHFPINLRTSMDGKYKEIAEELFTRSLTESEMRTAPYEFPEDSPIEQLEERRQRLERQISQDIKFMNELGGVDRTDDGWMKERVLPMEREYQRVSISGEEKCGVPFTDLVDAAKCVVKALFIREKYIALSIQNFCKTTAHELGELGEKPLDLRIYEEIPETPVDADAPVHPPVSETHPYENQDTKNMPADTGYSCKMVDGVMHVYTKKSPMEKSTELDLPYPDLKEYIADMNVMMALIINGPVKSFCYRRLQYLSSKFQMHILLNEMKELAAQKKVPHRDFYNIRKVDTHIHASSCMNQKHLLRFIKRAMKKYPGEIVHMEHGRGQTLMEVFESMNLTAFDLSVDTLDMHADRNTFHRFDKFNAKYNPIGESILREIFIKTDNHIEGKYFGHMIKEVMADLEESKYQNVELRLSIYGRSRDEWDKLAQWAVKHQVYSDNVRWLIQVPRLFDVYRTKKQLANFQEMMENIFMPLFEVTINPRSHPELHLFLQHVVGFDSVDDESKPEHHIFNMDSPLPADWTEEDNPPYSYYLYYTYANMAVLNHLRRRRGFHTFVLRPHCGEAGPVHHLVSGFMLSENISHGLLLRKAPVLQYLYYLAQIGIAMSPLSNNSLFLSYHRNPLPEYLSRGLMVSLSTDDPLQFHFTKEPLMEEYSIATQVWKLSSCDMCELARNSVLMSGFSHKAKSYWLGPKYSKEGPESNDIRRTNVPDIRVAYRSETLLEELNLITHAVRTKELDNIDEEDTLSMAPVGAEGR
- the LOC106565671 gene encoding AMP deaminase 2 isoform X3, which produces MAGDLRGVAGQAKPLNPQRSLPGTPVTHTLKHFPINLRTSMDGKYKEIAEELFTRSLTESEMRTAPYEFPEDSPIEQLEERRQRLERQISQDIKLEPEILLRIKQEFMKIDSSADLEFMNELGGVDRTDDGWMKERVLPMEREYQRVSISGEEKCGVPFTDLVDAAKCVVKALFIREKYIALSIQNFCKTTAHELGELGEKPLDLRIYEEIPETPVDADAPVHPPVSETHPYENQDTKNMPADTGYSCKMVDGVMHVYTKKSPMEKSTELDLPYPDLKEYIADMNVMMALIINGPVKSFCYRRLQYLSSKFQMHILLNEMKELAAQKKVPHRDFYNIRKVDTHIHASSCMNQKHLLRFIKRAMKKYPGEIVHMEHGRGQTLMEVFESMNLTAFDLSVDTLDMHADRNTFHRFDKFNAKYNPIGESILREIFIKTDNHIEGKYFGHMIKEVMADLEESKYQNVELRLSIYGRSRDEWDKLAQWAVKHQVYSDNVRWLIQVPRLFDVYRTKKQLANFQEMMENIFMPLFEVTINPRSHPELHLFLQHVVGFDSVDDESKPEHHIFNMDSPLPADWTEEDNPPYSYYLYYTYANMAVLNHLRRRRGFHTFVLRPHCGEAGPVHHLVSGFMLSENISHGLLLRKAPVLQYLYYLAQIGIAMSPLSNNSLFLSYHRNPLPEYLSRGLMVSLSTDDPLQFHFTKEPLMEEYSIATQVWKLSSCDMCELARNSVLMSGFSHKAKSYWLGPKYSKEGPESNDIRRTNVPDIRVAYRSETLLEELNLITHAVRTKELDNIDEEDTLSMAPVGAEGR
- the LOC106565671 gene encoding AMP deaminase 2 isoform X1 encodes the protein MPSSTVVFLHIDSRQLVPRLLGQPRRMGPSVAGRSLGLRCVRPPCCLTADLGLELGGGRSQHCRWASTGPAWALPSSCNKSPPNVKASASVTAAPLCLCRLFCSSASLCFGRHRSTGSKMSSSSSEGQGKPKSPLRKRGSLQSTTSPDLRGVAGQAKPLNPQRSLPGTPVTHTLKHFPINLRTSMDGKYKEIAEELFTRSLTESEMRTAPYEFPEDSPIEQLEERRQRLERQISQDIKLEPEILLRIKQEFMKIDSSADLEFMNELGGVDRTDDGWMKERVLPMEREYQRVSISGEEKCGVPFTDLVDAAKCVVKALFIREKYIALSIQNFCKTTAHELGELGEKPLDLRIYEEIPETPVDADAPVHPPVSETHPYENQDTKNMPADTGYSCKMVDGVMHVYTKKSPMEKSTELDLPYPDLKEYIADMNVMMALIINGPVKSFCYRRLQYLSSKFQMHILLNEMKELAAQKKVPHRDFYNIRKVDTHIHASSCMNQKHLLRFIKRAMKKYPGEIVHMEHGRGQTLMEVFESMNLTAFDLSVDTLDMHADRNTFHRFDKFNAKYNPIGESILREIFIKTDNHIEGKYFGHMIKEVMADLEESKYQNVELRLSIYGRSRDEWDKLAQWAVKHQVYSDNVRWLIQVPRLFDVYRTKKQLANFQEMMENIFMPLFEVTINPRSHPELHLFLQHVVGFDSVDDESKPEHHIFNMDSPLPADWTEEDNPPYSYYLYYTYANMAVLNHLRRRRGFHTFVLRPHCGEAGPVHHLVSGFMLSENISHGLLLRKAPVLQYLYYLAQIGIAMSPLSNNSLFLSYHRNPLPEYLSRGLMVSLSTDDPLQFHFTKEPLMEEYSIATQVWKLSSCDMCELARNSVLMSGFSHKAKSYWLGPKYSKEGPESNDIRRTNVPDIRVAYRSETLLEELNLITHAVRTKELDNIDEEDTLSMAPVGAEGR
- the LOC106565671 gene encoding AMP deaminase 2 isoform X4 is translated as MDGKYKEIAEELFTRSLTESEMRTAPYEFPEDSPIEQLEERRQRLERQISQDIKLEPEILLRIKQEFMKIDSSADLEFMNELGGVDRTDDGWMKERVLPMEREYQRVSISGEEKCGVPFTDLVDAAKCVVKALFIREKYIALSIQNFCKTTAHELGELGEKPLDLRIYEEIPETPVDADAPVHPPVSETHPYENQDTKNMPADTGYSCKMVDGVMHVYTKKSPMEKSTELDLPYPDLKEYIADMNVMMALIINGPVKSFCYRRLQYLSSKFQMHILLNEMKELAAQKKVPHRDFYNIRKVDTHIHASSCMNQKHLLRFIKRAMKKYPGEIVHMEHGRGQTLMEVFESMNLTAFDLSVDTLDMHADRNTFHRFDKFNAKYNPIGESILREIFIKTDNHIEGKYFGHMIKEVMADLEESKYQNVELRLSIYGRSRDEWDKLAQWAVKHQVYSDNVRWLIQVPRLFDVYRTKKQLANFQEMMENIFMPLFEVTINPRSHPELHLFLQHVVGFDSVDDESKPEHHIFNMDSPLPADWTEEDNPPYSYYLYYTYANMAVLNHLRRRRGFHTFVLRPHCGEAGPVHHLVSGFMLSENISHGLLLRKAPVLQYLYYLAQIGIAMSPLSNNSLFLSYHRNPLPEYLSRGLMVSLSTDDPLQFHFTKEPLMEEYSIATQVWKLSSCDMCELARNSVLMSGFSHKAKSYWLGPKYSKEGPESNDIRRTNVPDIRVAYRSETLLEELNLITHAVRTKELDNIDEEDTLSMAPVGAEGR